Proteins encoded by one window of Streptomyces clavuligerus:
- a CDS encoding serine/threonine-protein kinase, with the protein MNGRVVAGRYELSTVIGQGGMGQVWTGYDGRLDRRVAVKLLRPDRMAAGTGADEMRRRFIRECRVTAQVCHPGLVTVHDAGSDGDDLYLVMQYVEGADLADHLAEHEPYPWPWAVSVAAQLCAVLAAVHAVPIVHRDLKPRNVMVKPDGTITVLDLGVASVIDRDTTRLTHTGSPIGSPAYMAPEQAMGGAVGPYTDLYALGVLLHELLSGSVPFAGSTALGVLHRHLYEPPVPVRRARPGIPEALETLVLRLLAKDPQHRPSGAPEVYEALAPLLPTRGAPVGDPRDPRDPGVPPGRPLDPARPFLRPFAPWPDRAPATATAPVRPVPAEQPPPVPRLDVAAAVDEVKRLLGEGGITQAVDLLGGILPAAAAEHGESSPVVRILRKQYASTLMDDGQYRRALPELRRLAEERAAEAGAADPQTLQFRYDAAHCLEQLGQPAAALAEYRALLPFHQNGSDPARAFDIRHRIGNLLLALGDHTGGRSQLQSLLYDAERGYGPYHPLAGELRRALDHQQRFDTT; encoded by the coding sequence GTGAACGGGCGTGTCGTCGCGGGCCGCTACGAACTGTCCACCGTCATCGGACAGGGCGGCATGGGCCAGGTGTGGACCGGATACGACGGCCGGCTCGACCGCCGCGTCGCCGTCAAACTCCTGCGCCCCGACCGGATGGCCGCGGGCACCGGCGCCGACGAGATGCGCCGCCGTTTCATCCGCGAGTGCCGGGTGACCGCCCAGGTCTGCCACCCCGGCCTGGTCACCGTCCACGACGCGGGCAGCGACGGCGACGACCTCTACCTCGTCATGCAGTACGTCGAGGGCGCCGACCTCGCCGACCACCTCGCCGAACACGAGCCCTACCCCTGGCCGTGGGCGGTCTCCGTCGCCGCCCAGCTCTGCGCCGTCCTCGCCGCCGTCCACGCGGTGCCGATCGTCCACCGCGACCTCAAACCCCGCAATGTGATGGTCAAACCCGACGGCACGATCACCGTGCTCGACCTCGGTGTCGCCTCCGTCATCGACAGGGACACCACCCGCCTCACCCACACCGGGTCCCCCATCGGCAGCCCCGCGTACATGGCCCCCGAACAGGCCATGGGCGGCGCCGTCGGCCCCTACACCGATCTGTACGCGCTCGGCGTGCTGCTCCATGAACTCCTCAGCGGCTCCGTCCCCTTCGCCGGGTCCACCGCGCTCGGGGTCCTCCACCGCCATCTGTACGAGCCGCCGGTGCCGGTGCGCCGCGCCCGGCCCGGCATACCCGAGGCGCTGGAGACGCTGGTGCTGCGGCTGCTCGCGAAGGACCCCCAGCACCGCCCGTCCGGCGCGCCGGAGGTGTACGAGGCGCTGGCGCCGCTGCTGCCCACGCGCGGCGCGCCCGTCGGCGACCCCCGCGACCCCCGCGATCCGGGGGTGCCCCCGGGCCGTCCGCTCGACCCCGCGCGGCCCTTCCTCCGCCCCTTCGCCCCCTGGCCGGACCGGGCCCCGGCGACCGCGACCGCGCCCGTGCGGCCCGTCCCCGCGGAGCAGCCGCCCCCGGTGCCCCGGCTCGATGTGGCCGCCGCCGTGGACGAGGTCAAACGCCTGCTCGGCGAGGGCGGCATCACCCAGGCCGTGGACCTCCTCGGCGGCATCCTCCCTGCCGCGGCGGCCGAACACGGCGAGAGCTCCCCCGTCGTCCGGATTCTGCGCAAGCAGTACGCCAGCACCCTGATGGACGACGGCCAGTACCGCAGGGCCCTGCCCGAGTTGCGCCGGCTCGCCGAGGAACGCGCCGCCGAGGCGGGCGCGGCCGACCCGCAGACCCTTCAGTTCCGCTACGACGCCGCCCACTGCCTGGAACAGCTCGGCCAGCCCGCGGCGGCCCTCGCGGAGTACCGCGCGCTGCTCCCGTTCCATCAGAACGGCTCCGACCCCGCCCGTGCCTTCGACATCCGGCACCGGATCGGGAATCTGCTGCTCGCCCTCGGCGACCACACCGGCGGCCGGAGCCAGCTCCAGTCGCTGCTGTACGACGCCGAACGCGGCTACGGGCCCTACCACCCGCTCGCGGGGGAACTCCGCCGGGCCCTCGACCACCAGCAGCGGTTCGACACGACCTAG
- the mfd gene encoding transcription-repair coupling factor: MSLHGLLDAVVRDPALAEAVEAARGGTRTHVDLVGPPAARPFAVAALAREAGRPVLAVTATGREAEDLAAALRSLLPEEGVAEYPAWETLPHERLSPRSDTVGRRLAVLRRLAHPAADDPAAGPVSVVVAPIRSVLQPQVKGLGELVPVALRTGQQADLDEVVDALAAAAYSRVELVEKRGEFAVRGGILDVFPPTEEHPLRVEFWGDDIEEIRYFKIADQRSLEVAEHGLWAPPCRELLLTDEVRRRAAELAEAHPELGELLGKISEGIAVEGMESLAPVLVDEMELLLDVLPTGSMAVVCDPERVRTRAADLVATSQEFLQASWAATAGGGEAPIDVGAASLRSIADVRDRARELGMMWWSVSPFAADEEGGRDTLTLGLNAPESYRGDTARALADTKGWLADGWRTVFVTEAHGPAARTVEVLSGEGVPARLDAGTGEIPAAVVQVVCGSIDYGFTAPGLRLAVLTETDLSGQKAAGKDGQRMPTRRRKTIDPLTLETGDYIVHEQHGVGRYIEMVQRTVQGATREYLVVEYAPAKRGQPGDRLYIPTDQLEQITKYVGGEAPTLHRLGGADWTKTKARAKKAVKEIAADLIKLYSARMAAPGHAFGPDTPWQRELEDAFPYAETPDQLSTIAEVKEDMEKTVPMDRLICGDVGYGKTEIAVRAAFKAVQDGKQVAVLVPTTLLVQQHYGTFSERYGQFPVNVRALSRFQTDTEAKATLEGLKDGAVDIVIGTHRLFSSETKFKDLGLVIVDEEQRFGVEHKEQLKKLRANVDVLTMSATPIPRTLEMAVTGIREMSTITTPPEERHPVLTFVGPYEEKQIGAAIRRELLREGQVFYIHNRVESIDRAAARLREIVPEARIATAHGQMSESVLEQVVVDFWEKKFDVLVSTTIVESGIDISNANTLIVERGDNFGLSQLHQLRGRVGRGRERGYAYFLYPPEKPLTETAHERLATIAQHTEMGAGMYVAMKDLEIRGAGNLLGGEQSGHIAGVGFDLYVRMVGEAVADYRASLEGGAEEEPPLEVKIELPVDAHVPHDYAPGERLRLQAYRSIASANTEEDIKAVREELTDRYGKLPEPVENLLLVAGLRMLARACGVGEIVLQGSNIRFAPVELRESQELRLMRLYPRTVIKSATGQVLVPRPTTGKIGGKPVVGRELLAWTGEFLTTVLGS; encoded by the coding sequence ATGAGCCTGCACGGTCTGCTCGATGCCGTCGTACGTGATCCCGCGCTCGCGGAGGCGGTGGAAGCCGCCCGGGGCGGCACCCGGACCCACGTCGACCTGGTCGGACCGCCCGCCGCCCGCCCCTTCGCGGTGGCCGCGCTGGCCCGGGAGGCCGGTCGCCCGGTGCTCGCCGTGACCGCGACCGGCCGGGAGGCCGAGGATCTGGCGGCGGCCCTGCGCTCGCTGCTGCCCGAGGAGGGCGTGGCCGAGTACCCCGCCTGGGAGACCCTGCCGCACGAACGGCTCTCCCCCCGCTCCGACACCGTCGGCCGCCGCCTGGCGGTGCTGCGCCGACTGGCCCACCCCGCGGCGGACGACCCGGCGGCGGGCCCCGTCTCCGTTGTCGTCGCGCCCATCCGTTCCGTACTGCAACCGCAGGTCAAGGGGTTGGGCGAGCTGGTGCCCGTCGCCCTGCGCACCGGGCAGCAGGCCGATCTCGACGAGGTCGTGGACGCGCTGGCCGCCGCCGCGTACTCCCGGGTGGAGCTGGTCGAGAAGCGCGGCGAGTTCGCCGTGCGCGGCGGCATCCTGGATGTCTTCCCGCCCACCGAGGAACACCCCCTGCGGGTCGAGTTCTGGGGCGACGACATCGAGGAGATCCGCTACTTCAAGATCGCCGACCAGCGTTCCCTCGAAGTCGCCGAGCATGGGCTGTGGGCCCCGCCCTGCCGTGAGCTGCTGCTGACGGACGAGGTGCGCCGCCGGGCCGCCGAGCTGGCCGAGGCCCACCCCGAGCTGGGCGAACTCCTCGGCAAGATCTCCGAGGGGATCGCCGTCGAGGGCATGGAGTCCCTGGCCCCCGTGCTCGTCGACGAGATGGAGCTGCTGCTCGACGTGCTTCCCACGGGCTCGATGGCCGTGGTCTGCGACCCGGAGCGGGTCCGTACCCGGGCCGCCGACCTCGTCGCCACCAGCCAGGAGTTCCTCCAGGCGTCCTGGGCGGCCACGGCGGGCGGCGGCGAGGCCCCGATCGATGTGGGCGCGGCCTCCCTCCGGTCCATCGCCGACGTCCGCGACCGCGCCCGTGAGCTGGGCATGATGTGGTGGTCGGTGTCCCCGTTCGCCGCCGACGAGGAAGGCGGCCGGGACACGCTCACCCTCGGCCTGAACGCCCCCGAGTCCTACCGGGGCGACACCGCCCGCGCGCTCGCCGACACCAAGGGCTGGCTCGCCGACGGCTGGCGCACGGTCTTCGTCACCGAGGCCCACGGCCCGGCCGCCCGCACCGTGGAGGTGCTGAGCGGCGAGGGCGTGCCCGCCCGGCTGGACGCCGGGACCGGCGAGATCCCCGCCGCCGTGGTCCAGGTGGTCTGCGGCTCCATCGACTACGGCTTCACCGCCCCCGGGCTGCGGCTCGCCGTCCTCACCGAGACCGACCTGTCCGGGCAGAAGGCGGCGGGCAAGGACGGCCAGCGGATGCCGACCCGGCGCCGCAAGACCATCGACCCGCTCACCCTGGAGACCGGCGACTACATCGTCCACGAGCAGCACGGCGTGGGCCGCTACATCGAGATGGTGCAGCGCACCGTCCAGGGCGCGACCCGCGAGTATCTGGTGGTGGAGTACGCCCCGGCCAAGCGCGGCCAGCCCGGCGACCGGCTCTACATCCCCACCGACCAGTTGGAGCAGATCACCAAGTACGTCGGCGGCGAGGCCCCGACCCTGCACCGCCTCGGCGGCGCCGACTGGACCAAGACCAAGGCGCGCGCCAAGAAGGCGGTCAAGGAGATCGCCGCCGATCTGATCAAGCTCTACTCGGCCCGGATGGCGGCCCCGGGCCACGCCTTCGGCCCGGACACCCCCTGGCAGCGGGAGCTGGAGGACGCCTTCCCGTACGCGGAGACGCCCGACCAGCTCTCCACCATCGCCGAGGTCAAGGAGGACATGGAGAAGACCGTCCCCATGGACCGTCTGATCTGCGGCGACGTCGGCTACGGCAAGACGGAGATCGCGGTGCGGGCCGCGTTCAAGGCGGTCCAGGACGGCAAGCAGGTCGCTGTCCTCGTCCCGACCACCCTGCTGGTGCAGCAGCACTACGGCACCTTCTCCGAGCGGTACGGACAGTTCCCGGTGAACGTCCGGGCGCTCTCCCGCTTCCAGACGGACACCGAGGCGAAGGCGACCCTGGAGGGGCTGAAGGACGGCGCCGTCGACATCGTCATCGGCACCCACCGCCTCTTCTCCTCCGAGACCAAGTTCAAGGACCTCGGGCTGGTCATCGTCGACGAGGAGCAGCGCTTCGGCGTCGAGCACAAGGAGCAGCTCAAGAAGTTGCGCGCCAACGTCGACGTGCTGACGATGTCCGCGACGCCGATCCCGCGCACGCTGGAGATGGCGGTGACCGGCATCCGCGAGATGTCGACGATCACCACCCCGCCGGAGGAGCGCCACCCGGTGCTCACCTTCGTCGGCCCGTACGAGGAGAAGCAGATCGGCGCGGCCATCCGGCGCGAACTGCTCCGGGAGGGCCAGGTCTTCTACATCCACAACCGGGTCGAGTCCATCGACCGGGCGGCGGCCCGGCTGCGGGAGATCGTCCCCGAGGCGCGGATCGCGACCGCCCACGGCCAGATGTCGGAGTCGGTCCTCGAACAGGTCGTCGTGGACTTCTGGGAGAAGAAGTTCGACGTCCTGGTCTCGACGACGATCGTGGAGTCCGGGATCGACATCTCCAACGCCAACACGCTGATCGTGGAACGCGGCGACAACTTCGGCCTGTCCCAGCTCCACCAGTTGCGCGGCCGGGTGGGCCGGGGCCGTGAGCGCGGCTACGCCTACTTCCTCTACCCGCCGGAGAAGCCGCTCACGGAGACCGCGCACGAACGGCTCGCGACGATCGCCCAGCACACCGAGATGGGCGCGGGGATGTATGTCGCGATGAAGGACCTGGAGATCCGGGGCGCGGGCAATCTGCTCGGCGGGGAGCAGTCCGGGCATATCGCCGGGGTCGGTTTCGATCTGTACGTCCGGATGGTCGGGGAAGCGGTCGCCGACTACCGGGCCTCCCTCGAAGGCGGGGCCGAGGAGGAGCCGCCGCTGGAGGTCAAGATCGAGCTTCCGGTGGACGCCCATGTGCCGCACGACTACGCGCCCGGCGAGCGGCTGCGGCTCCAGGCGTACCGCTCGATCGCCTCGGCCAACACCGAGGAGGACATCAAGGCGGTACGGGAGGAGCTGACCGACCGTTACGGCAAGCTGCCGGAGCCGGTGGAGAATCTGCTGCTGGTGGCGGGGCTGCGGATGCTGGCGCGGGCCTGCGGGGTCGGCGAGATCGTGCTCCAGGGGAGCAATATCCGCTTCGCCCCGGTGGAGCTGCGGGAGTCGCAGGAGCTGCGGCTCATGCGGCTGTACCCCCGTACGGTGATCAAGTCCGCGACCGGTCAGGTGCTGGTGCCCCGGCCCACCACGGGGAAGATCGGCGGCAAGCCGGTGGTGGGCCGGGAGCTGCTCGCCTGGACCGGTGAGTTCCTGACGACGGTCCTGGGGTCGTGA
- a CDS encoding N-6 DNA methylase, with the protein MPENANEVTAAGIARLAGVGRAAVSNWRRRHADFPKPVGGTETSPAFALAEIERWLREQGKLAEVPLRERVWQQLAAPTAPDTTATALMRTGCALLLLQARPALWRELTAADDERMAELLPTALEQTLTARFGADRTELFRSAFPGGGRPAPGSMPLLRSAAELAADIGPHDAYAFLYGRHLDANLRQYTLTPPGPAALMAAIAVPDEGATVLDPAAGAGGLLAAVPAPRALLAQDTDPDLTALAALRLALGTDAAVSARSGDSLRADAFPGAEADAVLTHPPFNERHWGHEELAYDPRWEYGLPARTESELAWVQHALARLRPGGTAVVLMPPAAASRRSGRRVRAGLLRRGALRAVVALPAGAAPPYGIPLHLWVLRRPEPGRTPAPDVLFVDTAELSGASGGRDRLDWTAVRNAVLDAWRPFAAADTDDRPAAETGSGAGPGVSRRVPVIELLDDDVDLAPARHVPPPAAGGDAADLLAVRDHLAETLRLTAELTPVPPAPDRPAPWPLTTVGELARARALLLRVGTAQPGSGTVPAGGPGTAGDTVLTEQDVLTGAPPSGALPDRDRDGDLAAGTGTGTGTGTGSGTGTGGDDGLVRVAAGDVVVPVLGGGSVVRVVDESTAGAVLGRNLHLLRPEPDALDPWFLAGFLRGTANTRQASSHASTATRLDVRRLQLPRLPLDDQRRYGERFRALAAFEDALRLAGRLGERLVQGLFDGLTDGTVPPG; encoded by the coding sequence GTGCCGGAGAACGCGAACGAGGTGACCGCGGCCGGGATCGCGCGGCTGGCGGGCGTCGGACGGGCCGCCGTCAGCAACTGGCGCCGCCGCCACGCCGACTTCCCCAAACCCGTCGGCGGCACCGAGACCAGCCCCGCGTTCGCCCTCGCCGAGATCGAACGCTGGCTGCGCGAGCAGGGAAAGCTCGCCGAGGTCCCGCTCCGCGAACGGGTCTGGCAGCAGCTCGCCGCACCCACCGCCCCCGACACCACCGCCACCGCGCTCATGCGCACCGGCTGCGCCCTGCTCCTCCTCCAGGCCCGCCCCGCGCTCTGGCGCGAACTGACCGCCGCCGATGACGAGCGGATGGCCGAACTCCTCCCCACCGCACTGGAGCAGACACTCACCGCACGCTTCGGCGCGGACCGCACCGAGCTGTTCCGCTCCGCGTTCCCGGGCGGCGGGCGCCCCGCCCCCGGGTCCATGCCGCTGCTGCGCTCCGCCGCCGAACTCGCCGCCGACATCGGCCCCCACGACGCCTACGCCTTCCTCTACGGCCGCCACCTCGACGCCAACCTCCGGCAGTACACGCTCACCCCGCCCGGCCCCGCCGCCCTGATGGCCGCGATCGCCGTGCCCGACGAGGGCGCGACCGTGCTCGACCCGGCCGCCGGGGCGGGCGGGCTGCTCGCCGCCGTCCCCGCCCCCCGGGCCCTCCTCGCCCAGGACACCGACCCCGATCTGACCGCGCTCGCCGCGCTCCGGCTCGCCCTCGGCACCGACGCCGCCGTGAGCGCCCGCTCCGGCGACTCCCTGCGCGCCGACGCCTTCCCCGGCGCCGAGGCCGACGCCGTCCTCACCCACCCCCCGTTCAACGAACGCCACTGGGGCCACGAGGAACTGGCCTACGACCCACGCTGGGAGTACGGCCTCCCGGCCCGTACCGAGTCCGAACTCGCCTGGGTGCAGCACGCGCTGGCCCGGCTGCGGCCCGGCGGCACCGCCGTCGTGCTCATGCCGCCCGCCGCCGCCTCCCGCCGCTCGGGCCGCCGGGTCCGCGCCGGGCTGCTGCGCCGGGGCGCGCTGCGGGCCGTCGTCGCGCTGCCCGCCGGAGCCGCGCCGCCGTACGGCATCCCGCTCCATCTGTGGGTGCTGCGCAGACCGGAGCCGGGCCGGACCCCCGCGCCCGATGTGCTCTTCGTCGACACCGCCGAACTGTCCGGCGCGAGCGGCGGACGGGACCGGCTGGACTGGACCGCCGTACGGAACGCGGTCCTCGACGCCTGGCGCCCCTTCGCCGCCGCCGACACCGACGACCGGCCGGCGGCGGAGACCGGGTCCGGCGCCGGGCCCGGCGTCAGCCGCCGCGTCCCCGTCATCGAACTCCTCGACGACGACGTGGACCTCGCGCCCGCCCGCCATGTCCCGCCGCCCGCCGCCGGGGGCGACGCCGCCGATCTGCTCGCCGTCCGCGACCACCTCGCCGAGACGCTGCGGCTCACCGCCGAGCTGACCCCCGTGCCCCCCGCCCCGGACCGGCCCGCGCCCTGGCCCCTCACCACCGTCGGTGAACTGGCCCGCGCCCGGGCGCTGCTGCTCCGCGTCGGCACCGCCCAGCCCGGCTCGGGAACGGTCCCCGCGGGCGGGCCCGGCACGGCCGGGGACACCGTCCTCACCGAACAGGACGTCCTCACCGGAGCGCCCCCGTCCGGCGCCCTGCCCGACCGCGACCGCGACGGCGACCTCGCGGCCGGTACCGGTACCGGTACCGGTACCGGCACCGGCTCCGGTACCGGCACGGGCGGCGACGACGGTCTGGTCCGGGTCGCGGCGGGTGACGTCGTCGTCCCCGTGCTCGGCGGCGGCTCCGTCGTCCGGGTCGTCGACGAGTCCACCGCCGGGGCCGTGCTCGGCCGCAACCTCCATCTGCTGCGCCCCGAGCCCGACGCGCTCGACCCCTGGTTCCTCGCCGGTTTCCTCCGGGGCACCGCCAACACCCGGCAGGCCAGCAGCCACGCCTCCACCGCGACCCGGCTCGACGTCCGCAGGCTGCAACTGCCCCGGCTGCCCCTGGACGACCAGCGGCGCTACGGGGAACGCTTCCGCGCGCTCGCCGCGTTCGAGGACGCGCTGCGGCTCGCGGGACGGCTCGGCGAACGGCTGGTGCAGGGCCTGTTCGACGGTCTGACGGACGGCACCGTACCCCCCGGCTGA
- a CDS encoding SigE family RNA polymerase sigma factor, whose translation MTDEEFEEFYTHSVKHLVGQVYLMTGDLHEAQDVVQEAFVRGWSRRAALERDAGPEAWIRTVAWRLAVSRWRRRGRAAAAWRLRDGGAPAASPAPDPGTVSLVSALRTLPERQRRMAVLHYVCDLSVEQVAAETGISAGTVKTHLFRARAALRPHLVPEEEHGV comes from the coding sequence TTGACCGACGAGGAGTTCGAGGAGTTCTACACGCACTCCGTGAAACACCTGGTCGGTCAGGTGTATCTGATGACCGGCGATCTCCACGAGGCCCAGGACGTGGTCCAGGAGGCGTTCGTCCGGGGCTGGTCCCGGCGGGCCGCCCTGGAACGGGACGCGGGGCCCGAGGCATGGATTCGCACGGTCGCCTGGCGGCTCGCGGTGAGCCGCTGGCGGCGGCGCGGCCGGGCGGCTGCGGCCTGGCGGCTGCGGGACGGCGGGGCACCGGCCGCCTCGCCCGCGCCGGACCCCGGGACCGTGTCGCTGGTCTCGGCCCTGCGCACCCTGCCGGAACGCCAGCGGCGGATGGCCGTCCTCCACTATGTGTGCGACCTCAGTGTGGAACAGGTGGCCGCCGAGACCGGTATCTCGGCGGGCACCGTCAAGACCCATCTCTTCCGCGCCAGGGCCGCGCTGCGGCCCCACCTCGTCCCCGAGGAGGAACACGGTGTCTGA
- a CDS encoding GtrA family protein, which produces MAVRGQLFRFALVGAVNTGTYYGLYLLFLLRLPYVAAHVAAFALSMVGSFFLTSYFTYRTRPTWRKFLLFPLTNAANFVITTTGVYLLVDVLHFGSRYAPLIAAAAAIPVTFLVSRTIMLRPDPRPDARTGADPEPEPRSVPV; this is translated from the coding sequence ATGGCCGTACGGGGGCAGCTGTTCCGTTTCGCGCTGGTGGGAGCGGTGAACACCGGCACCTACTACGGCCTCTATCTGCTCTTCCTGCTGCGGCTGCCCTATGTCGCCGCGCATGTGGCCGCGTTCGCGCTGAGCATGGTGGGTTCCTTCTTCCTCACCTCGTACTTCACCTACCGGACCCGGCCCACCTGGCGGAAGTTCCTGCTCTTCCCGCTCACCAACGCGGCGAACTTCGTCATCACGACGACCGGTGTCTATCTCCTCGTCGACGTGCTGCACTTCGGCAGCCGCTACGCGCCCCTGATCGCCGCTGCCGCCGCCATCCCGGTCACCTTCCTCGTCTCCCGGACGATCATGCTGCGCCCGGACCCGCGCCCGGACGCGCGGACCGGCGCGGACCCCGAGCCGGAGCCCCGTTCCGTACCCGTCTGA
- a CDS encoding FG-GAP-like repeat-containing protein, with protein sequence MTSHRLARGPVLAAAVMAAAALTAPLALAAPAESVRPAAPKNAVAKPNDFNGDGVLDLAVAAPGGTAGTTAKAGHVSVLFGSKTQPLTAQKQLFHQDSAGVPGTAAADERFGSAIASADLDRDGYADLVVGADRDQLGTGRASAGSLTVLWGGPQGLSGAATLAEGTAAHAGLGGSVAVGDFDGDGDHDVATSVDEADLRVLSGPFQRDGSAAGSTLIDDIDPYRITDLAAGDVNRDGRADLVAARYSSDLYEYPETAVWTGTAQGPATAPQLVKTSDLNLQGGENVDVGDVNKDGFADIVVGRDDFRENDMSGGKGGRVLFYPGSAKGAVGAKAVAFTQDTNGVPGTADWKEYFGSGVSVADVDGDGYGDIATGIPGKAVDNAQKAGAVMVLRGSATGPTATGAKVFTQSTAGIPGATEANDGFGSATGLLDLNGDSRPELVVGGTGEDQGAGAVWVLKGSATGPLTTGGLLFGNGTVGAPAAPGTALGSAFGNFTTYTRP encoded by the coding sequence ATGACCTCTCACCGACTGGCCCGGGGGCCCGTACTCGCCGCCGCCGTCATGGCCGCCGCGGCGCTGACCGCTCCCCTGGCGCTCGCCGCGCCCGCCGAATCCGTGCGGCCCGCCGCGCCCAAGAACGCGGTGGCGAAGCCGAACGACTTCAACGGCGACGGTGTTCTCGACCTGGCGGTCGCGGCGCCCGGCGGCACGGCGGGCACGACGGCGAAGGCCGGTCATGTCTCCGTGCTGTTCGGGTCGAAGACCCAGCCGCTGACCGCGCAGAAGCAGCTCTTCCACCAGGACAGCGCGGGTGTGCCCGGCACCGCGGCGGCCGATGAGCGGTTCGGTTCCGCCATCGCCAGCGCCGACCTCGACCGGGACGGCTACGCCGATCTGGTGGTGGGCGCCGACAGGGACCAGCTCGGCACCGGCCGGGCGTCCGCCGGTTCGCTGACCGTGCTGTGGGGCGGGCCGCAGGGCCTGTCCGGCGCGGCGACCCTGGCGGAGGGCACGGCCGCCCACGCCGGGCTCGGCGGCTCGGTCGCGGTGGGCGACTTCGACGGGGACGGCGACCACGATGTGGCCACCAGCGTCGACGAGGCCGATCTGCGGGTGCTGTCGGGCCCGTTCCAGCGGGACGGCTCGGCCGCCGGGTCGACGCTGATCGACGACATCGACCCCTACCGGATCACCGATCTCGCCGCCGGTGACGTGAACCGCGACGGCCGCGCCGACCTCGTCGCCGCGCGCTACAGCTCCGATCTGTACGAGTACCCGGAGACGGCCGTGTGGACGGGCACCGCCCAGGGGCCCGCCACCGCGCCGCAGCTCGTCAAGACGTCCGATCTCAATCTCCAGGGCGGCGAGAACGTCGACGTCGGGGATGTGAACAAGGACGGGTTCGCGGACATCGTCGTCGGCCGGGACGACTTCCGCGAGAACGACATGTCCGGTGGCAAGGGCGGCCGGGTCCTCTTCTACCCGGGTTCGGCGAAGGGCGCGGTCGGGGCGAAGGCCGTCGCGTTCACGCAGGACACCAACGGGGTGCCGGGCACCGCCGACTGGAAGGAGTACTTCGGCTCCGGTGTCTCGGTGGCCGATGTCGACGGCGACGGCTACGGGGACATCGCGACGGGCATCCCGGGCAAGGCCGTGGACAACGCGCAGAAGGCCGGTGCCGTGATGGTCCTGCGCGGCTCGGCGACGGGCCCGACCGCCACCGGGGCGAAGGTCTTCACCCAGAGCACCGCGGGCATCCCGGGCGCCACCGAGGCGAACGACGGCTTCGGCTCCGCCACGGGCCTGCTCGACCTCAACGGCGACAGCCGTCCCGAGCTGGTCGTCGGCGGCACCGGCGAGGACCAGGGCGCGGGCGCGGTCTGGGTCCTCAAGGGCTCCGCCACCGGCCCGCTCACCACCGGCGGGCTGCTGTTCGGCAACGGCACGGTCGGCGCCCCGGCGGCCCCGGGCACCGCGCTGGGCTCCGCGTTCGGCAACTTCACCACCTACACGCGGCCGTAG
- a CDS encoding DUF4352 domain-containing protein: MSHSTPQQPYDPYGSGTQQTHGAQQPYGQQPAGPSFGQPPAPPRRMRNGLGTAALVLGLIGAISGLIPLLFWLGGTLGLIALILGLSGRARAKRGEADNRKVALAGALLGLVAMVAGVAGAVITFKAVDDAVDDIDKITTGQSASKEPGADSGPGGKDGADGADGKDKAKGTEKKGDSALTAGDSASYPDGLKVTTAKPQDFTPDEYAAGHAEGNKAYRITITVENTGTKKFDTALLMVEARAGAEGVTAEQIFDGSVGNGFSGTLAPGKKATATFGFSAPGDARDLTLEVTPGFDHDASQWELKL; the protein is encoded by the coding sequence ATGTCCCACTCCACGCCGCAGCAGCCGTACGACCCCTACGGCAGCGGGACCCAGCAGACCCACGGGGCACAGCAGCCGTACGGGCAGCAGCCCGCCGGGCCGTCGTTCGGACAGCCCCCGGCGCCGCCCCGGCGGATGCGCAACGGGCTGGGGACCGCGGCTCTCGTCCTGGGACTGATCGGAGCGATCAGCGGGCTGATCCCGCTGTTGTTCTGGCTCGGCGGCACCCTGGGGCTGATCGCCCTGATCCTGGGGCTGAGCGGCCGGGCCCGGGCCAAGCGCGGCGAGGCGGACAACCGGAAGGTGGCCCTCGCCGGCGCGCTGCTCGGTCTGGTGGCGATGGTCGCGGGCGTGGCCGGGGCCGTGATCACGTTCAAGGCGGTGGACGACGCGGTGGACGACATCGACAAGATCACCACCGGTCAGTCGGCCTCCAAGGAGCCCGGCGCCGACTCCGGCCCCGGCGGCAAGGACGGCGCGGACGGCGCGGACGGCAAGGACAAAGCCAAGGGGACGGAGAAGAAGGGGGACTCCGCGCTCACGGCGGGCGACTCCGCCTCGTACCCGGACGGGCTCAAGGTCACCACCGCCAAGCCGCAGGACTTCACGCCGGACGAGTACGCCGCCGGGCACGCCGAAGGCAACAAGGCGTACAGGATCACCATCACCGTCGAGAACACCGGCACGAAGAAGTTCGACACCGCGCTGCTGATGGTGGAGGCCCGCGCGGGCGCCGAGGGGGTCACCGCCGAGCAGATCTTCGACGGCTCGGTCGGCAATGGCTTCAGCGGCACCCTGGCACCGGGCAAGAAGGCGACCGCGACCTTCGGCTTCTCGGCGCCCGGCGACGCCCGGGACCTCACCCTGGAGGTCACGCCCGGCTTCGACCACGACGCCTCGCAGTGGGAGCTGAAGCTCTAG